A single uncultured Fretibacterium sp. DNA region contains:
- a CDS encoding Ig-like domain-containing protein: MKRFLIQGLLALACLSFCAGAEAATVVNTFAELRDAVKNPDSLDIQLGGDITITEAIPVSLDAKIDGAGKKLIAGGAFRHFNVTDTPTLEFKNVTFDGGSQGGGVSIPSGGKATFEGGAFESNKAANGGAVSVASGGEATFDGTAFKGNQATGDGGAVSVTGTGKATFTGAITFTGNTATGSGGAVHLDGAAVEFPSSVSFENNKAANGGAVALSDSANSKATFNGNVLSPNTATANGGSLYIPGSAAVVFNADQSFTNNRAVNGGAIWAASLAFASDRILTFTGNTATGNGGALHVDGTTTLTGKFIFKTNDAVKGGAIYAGANLTVSGGTFSGNTASGSGGAICAAGTVTVTGGTFEAGNKAEGAGSDDGGGAIWANEIEVEPSGSDPVTFAGQVARKDGGALFSKNSLSAKNALFTGNEAVTGSGGAVMARGTVTLTRMAFIGNISKQKGGAVYAGDTATITSSVFDGNTAKGDGGAVALDKSTAHFKMTATAMLGNSAGDFTSSGQGGALYLNLSAADIDSSTFSGNSSQSTSDGQGGAVRLQAVAQSALTNCTFTGNTVTGNTTSQGGALWFGGVGSFVLTNCTLSLENETKGTGEKRGGAFYLNAGKAVMAATLAVGNKAELGADIFNGGGTLATGGYNRIAKFGVGTGDTSWANPNVNGDTETDRQQEGWTSATFFGSNGLADNSGPAVGPSSESRTLQTLALDEAGALAAADRAMDKIPALLPGFPGKDERGVDRPQPANGKKDIGAFEVKQSGGGGGNDDPVLTIKSIRMSGIPNTLTSVGQTATLTATVIYVNGTTSNSEKVTWSSSNPSVARIDAFGNIYACSVGKTVISVTVNRQKTAADSADLTVREEMSYTNVHPEIWKMLGEFNDLLGAQGAGLTFAASDPAKVKAATFRNTFREAWGLSSEQVTALKNRSEIRFSQKTLSSTQGWSASKPAIDVSLGGRTRGDILPLKYRWSLSWEELSTLMGRKVTQVKNAQELSSVLKLAFVPANGAAYDVVGGEGVSAADAESKGALKVANGNNGLTLELTAFVADAAGPAASSAKGKPQLIDGLLVIPDGTADGTISGALGLLQRPASNGGGSGSKGEGGGGCDAGVSGMMLALVVAFLLRRKA, translated from the coding sequence TGGATATCCAGTTGGGCGGGGACATCACGATTACCGAGGCCATTCCCGTGTCGCTGGACGCGAAGATTGACGGGGCCGGAAAAAAGCTGATCGCGGGCGGGGCCTTCCGGCACTTCAACGTCACCGATACCCCTACGCTGGAGTTCAAGAACGTGACCTTCGACGGTGGCTCCCAAGGCGGCGGCGTCTCCATCCCCTCGGGCGGCAAGGCGACGTTTGAGGGCGGGGCCTTTGAGAGCAACAAGGCCGCGAACGGCGGTGCCGTATCGGTCGCCAGCGGCGGGGAAGCCACCTTCGACGGGACGGCCTTCAAGGGCAACCAGGCGACGGGCGACGGCGGGGCCGTCAGCGTCACCGGAACCGGCAAGGCAACGTTCACCGGGGCGATCACCTTCACCGGAAATACGGCTACGGGCAGCGGCGGGGCCGTCCACTTGGACGGGGCGGCCGTGGAGTTTCCATCAAGCGTCAGCTTCGAGAACAACAAGGCCGCGAATGGCGGCGCGGTGGCCCTGAGTGATTCCGCTAACTCCAAAGCCACGTTCAACGGCAACGTGCTATCCCCTAACACGGCGACAGCAAACGGGGGCTCCCTCTATATCCCCGGCAGCGCGGCGGTCGTCTTCAACGCGGACCAAAGTTTCACGAACAACCGCGCGGTCAACGGCGGAGCCATTTGGGCGGCGTCCCTCGCCTTCGCCTCAGACAGGATCCTGACCTTCACCGGAAACACGGCTACGGGCAATGGCGGTGCGCTCCATGTGGACGGTACGACGACGCTGACGGGCAAGTTCATCTTCAAGACCAATGATGCGGTCAAGGGAGGCGCCATCTACGCGGGAGCCAACCTCACCGTCTCCGGAGGAACTTTTTCCGGAAATACCGCCTCCGGATCCGGCGGGGCCATCTGCGCGGCTGGGACGGTTACGGTCACCGGCGGGACCTTCGAGGCTGGCAACAAGGCTGAGGGAGCCGGATCGGATGACGGCGGCGGGGCCATCTGGGCCAATGAGATCGAGGTCGAGCCGTCCGGGAGCGACCCCGTTACCTTCGCGGGCCAGGTCGCTCGAAAGGACGGAGGCGCCCTGTTCAGTAAGAACTCCCTTTCCGCCAAAAACGCGCTGTTCACCGGCAACGAAGCGGTGACGGGCAGCGGCGGGGCCGTGATGGCTCGGGGAACCGTCACGCTGACGAGGATGGCTTTCATCGGGAACATCAGCAAACAGAAGGGCGGCGCCGTCTACGCTGGGGATACCGCCACGATCACGTCCAGCGTATTCGACGGCAACACAGCCAAGGGCGACGGCGGCGCGGTGGCCCTCGACAAGAGCACGGCCCATTTCAAGATGACCGCTACGGCCATGCTGGGGAACTCCGCGGGCGACTTTACGAGCTCCGGGCAGGGCGGCGCCCTCTATCTGAACCTGAGCGCGGCGGATATAGATAGTTCTACCTTCTCCGGCAACAGCAGCCAAAGCACCTCCGACGGCCAGGGGGGCGCCGTCCGGCTTCAGGCGGTCGCCCAGTCCGCGCTGACCAACTGCACCTTCACCGGCAACACGGTGACGGGCAACACAACCAGCCAGGGCGGCGCACTTTGGTTCGGCGGTGTTGGCTCCTTCGTCCTGACCAACTGCACCCTGTCCCTGGAGAACGAGACCAAGGGCACGGGGGAGAAGCGGGGTGGCGCCTTCTACCTCAACGCCGGAAAGGCAGTTATGGCCGCGACGCTGGCAGTTGGCAACAAAGCGGAGCTTGGGGCCGACATCTTCAACGGAGGGGGAACCCTCGCCACGGGCGGCTACAACCGCATCGCCAAGTTCGGTGTGGGAACAGGCGACACGTCCTGGGCCAACCCCAACGTGAATGGCGACACCGAGACGGATCGGCAGCAGGAGGGCTGGACCTCCGCCACGTTCTTCGGTTCCAACGGCCTTGCGGACAACTCCGGCCCCGCTGTCGGCCCATCCTCGGAATCCCGCACGCTCCAGACGCTCGCATTGGACGAGGCGGGTGCCCTGGCGGCAGCCGACAGGGCGATGGACAAGATTCCCGCCTTGCTTCCCGGCTTCCCGGGAAAGGACGAGAGGGGCGTTGACCGTCCTCAGCCGGCGAACGGCAAAAAGGACATCGGGGCCTTCGAAGTGAAACAATCCGGTGGCGGTGGTGGAAATGACGACCCCGTCCTCACAATCAAATCCATTCGGATGAGCGGCATCCCCAACACGCTGACCTCGGTCGGTCAGACTGCCACCCTGACCGCTACGGTCATCTATGTGAACGGGACGACCTCAAACTCCGAAAAGGTCACCTGGTCCAGCAGCAACCCCAGCGTGGCGCGTATCGACGCCTTCGGCAACATCTACGCCTGCTCCGTGGGCAAGACCGTCATCAGCGTCACGGTGAACCGGCAGAAAACCGCCGCGGACTCCGCGGACCTCACCGTCCGGGAGGAGATGAGCTACACCAACGTCCACCCCGAGATCTGGAAGATGCTGGGCGAATTCAACGACCTGCTGGGCGCGCAAGGCGCAGGGCTCACCTTCGCGGCCTCCGACCCGGCGAAGGTTAAGGCCGCGACCTTCCGGAACACCTTCCGCGAGGCGTGGGGGCTGTCGTCCGAGCAGGTGACGGCGCTGAAAAATCGTTCGGAAATCCGCTTCAGCCAGAAGACCCTCAGTTCCACTCAGGGCTGGAGCGCCTCCAAGCCTGCCATCGACGTCTCGCTCGGCGGGCGCACCCGGGGCGATATCCTGCCCCTGAAATACCGCTGGAGCCTGTCGTGGGAGGAGCTGAGCACGCTGATGGGGCGTAAGGTGACGCAGGTCAAAAACGCCCAGGAGCTCTCCAGTGTGCTGAAGCTGGCCTTCGTCCCCGCAAACGGGGCAGCCTACGACGTGGTGGGCGGTGAGGGAGTGTCCGCGGCGGACGCGGAGTCCAAGGGCGCGTTGAAGGTGGCGAACGGCAACAACGGCCTGACCCTGGAGCTGACCGCTTTCGTGGCCGACGCCGCAGGACCGGCCGCATCGTCGGCGAAGGGCAAGCCGCAGCTTATCGACGGGCTCCTGGTGATCCCGGACGGGACCGCCGATGGGACGATCTCGGGCGCTCTGGGGCTGCTTCAGAGGCCCGCCAGCAACGGGGGCGGGAGCGGCAGCAAGGGCGAGGGCGGCGGCGGATGCGACGCGGGAGTCAGCGGAATGATGTTGGCTCTCGTGGTAGCGTTTCTGCTGCGGAGAAAAGCTTAA